TATCTGCAAAGTTACTTTCTTCTAGTTCTCTCCAAAGATTTTCGGTACAAACTTTAACACAAGCTTCTACTACCTCTGCATCATAATAAACACCTGCATATTTTTTTATTTCTTCCATAGCATATGTAATGGAAAATGCAGGCTTATAAGGGCGATGTGCAGTGATTGCTTCAACTACATCCGCAACAGATATAATTTTAGCTTCTAATAATATCTCTTTATCTGTTAATCCATAAGGATAACCGCTGCCATTGATTTTTTCATGATGTTGTAGTACAATATCAGCAACCGGCCAAGGAAAATCTATCTTGCTTAATATGTCATATGCACATTCTACATGGCCTTTTATCAGTTCAAATTCAGTCTTTGTTAATTTATCGGGTTTCGTTAAAATTGCTGAAGGGACTCCCACCTTTCCTATATCATGAAGCATGGCCGATATATAAAGCCCTTCCAGTCGATTCTTATCCATTTTTAATTTAGAAGCAATTTTACATGCCAGCAGAGCAACCTTCTTTTGATGCTTTGCCGTATAACTATCTTTTTTTTCAACCATGTAACTTAAAGCAGCTACTGCATCCATTATGCTTTTTTTATGAGAAGGTTCGATTGTGTCAGGTCCTCTTCTTTGTCCTGAGACATTTACCTGTGTCAGCTCCCATATTTTAAACCGAAGCTGCTCATTTACTGCATTTAGTTGTTCATAGGATACCTTCAATTCTTCGTAATCAATCTGACATTGGTTATCTGATGTAACACTCTTATAGCTCTTTGCAATATAATCTCCAAAAGTAATAGCAAAACTTTCAAAAAATTGTACCAGTAAATCCCATAAAATCGAGCTATTAATTATATCCGCATTATGGTATAAAAAAATATTAGCTGTGACATAATCTCTATAGTAAACAGGTATTCGGTACATTTTCAAACCATTCAGACAACTTATTTCTCTTTTACAATGCAGACAGCCCGAATTATTTTTCCAATATTCATTAAGACACATACGAT
The nucleotide sequence above comes from Anaerocolumna cellulosilytica. Encoded proteins:
- a CDS encoding HD-GYP domain-containing protein, with the protein product MLIKIKELLNINVLEKTLNDFYKIIKVPIAIVDNSGELIVCAGWNSVCSDISCSHEEFHRMCLNEYWKNNSGCLHCKREISCLNGLKMYRIPVYYRDYVTANIFLYHNADIINSSILWDLLVQFFESFAITFGDYIAKSYKSVTSDNQCQIDYEELKVSYEQLNAVNEQLRFKIWELTQVNVSGQRRGPDTIEPSHKKSIMDAVAALSYMVEKKDSYTAKHQKKVALLACKIASKLKMDKNRLEGLYISAMLHDIGKVGVPSAILTKPDKLTKTEFELIKGHVECAYDILSKIDFPWPVADIVLQHHEKINGSGYPYGLTDKEILLEAKIISVADVVEAITAHRPYKPAFSITYAMEEIKKYAGVYYDAEVVEACVKVCTENLWRELEESNFADIHFIR